TTGTAGGCGCTGCCCAAAGCGAGCTAATGACAACACCCGTAAGCGAGACGAAACTAGATTTAAATGCCAAGCATGTGGAGTACCTTTGTGCGAACCCTGTTTTGAGCCTTACTATGCtaaataaatttccaaattgtatttaaaataatttagtttatgcaaatgctttgttgtgttgttagctattgtacatacacttgctgaaatgtcatgatatattgtagttgttgtgcattgctatgttgtatttgttgcccacggccctcttcagggccacatataatcaaagagttcagttctcatattgttctgccATCTGGCAggatttctccatcatttgccgtttctgttcataataaatgttgcttcctgttttttgctgcttcaccaactgtgtgaatacaggctcaccactcaattcttcttgtgcacaaccagttaacctttgctgcagcacacatgcatCCATGCGATCAgtttgcaaaattgttacatgaatctatagtttcaagaaatgcatatcaatctgacagaaaaaaataataactgaaTATATAGATTTGAAGTTGCAGTGTTTGCAAGCTGCccggaggaaaaaatctcagtctgtaggaaaatatttcagcttttagatgcatattcatttgcagttttatataaatttgcaCCAGAGTTTGAGGGGCCATGTCCGGTAACTGCAGCACTGCTCGTCGCCATGGCGTCAGGAGCATTTCGTAGGTCTGCACCCGCGATGCACAGGGGCACCTAACTACACTTTTGATGTGCTTGGACAAcccattttttttgcaaactcttgtatAAATATGACACcatgcagatgcttatcatgaACCGTTTTTAGCAGAGATAATGCTTCTAAAAGTGTATTTGTTATCGAAATTTCATGGTAGAGGGGTGACAACTTCGTCGAATCTGGCTTGTGACTAAAGTGTTCCCAGTCGATGTACAGGGAATATATGgctgtttgttgaaaaatttctaagctttcaaatgcatattcatttacagCTCCATGCGaatttgcatgcgagttatagcCAAGTTTAGACGACCATGTCGCGCCTCCATTATTCGCAGGTTGTTAGAGTCTTGCGCCGAAAATTTCGAGAGGCGTTCCTGCATTGCAACGGAGCTTGTAACTCCGCGTTCAATGCTCTTCGACgatcagttttttttgcaaaacattgtGAACATATGACTCTATGCAAGTGTCTTTAGTACAACATGGTCAATTACTTatatcaattagaaaaatacaattgaaaatggcatacaaaaataaaaatttcatcgCTTCAGCAAATCGACATTTTTGTTGGCAAATATTTGTGAGTTATCTACACAGAAgaagcatcagcttgtagagaaaatTCTCAGCTTTCTTATGCATACTAATTTATGCaactgccacaattttgttgtaagttactgcagtttctatgcgTTCATGTCGGCAGCTCAAATCGCGCAAGTTATTGCACGGTACTCtagtggtttttccatcgtaaccgcgcggtcgctaaagggttaagcAAGTGTTTTCATAATGTAGAGTGGAAATAGTAACATGTTCATTATTACATGGCTTCTGTTAATGCACCACCAAACATGCTGTCACCCCGTGTCAACAGACCATACCCATTCTGATTATTGCGTATCTTTGTTAACCCCAATCAAGGCAAACGCAACAGAATTTACCATCAACTGTGAGGACAATGATAAATGAATATCATGCCTGAGCAAAGCAATTATTGGGATCTCATCAAGTTTTCAGGTCTAATTTTAATTGTGTTAGGCTCAtgcttaatattataaataagcAATTTACAACACTAAAACAAGCATAAACTTTACCTGGAACATAAATTTACTCTTACCTGTCTCTCAAACAAAGTCTTAAGGTCTCGATGGCAGGCATGTTTGCAAAGGGACTCGACAATAGCATTAATAAACCAGGAGCCGAATCGTCGATTCCTATATGCCAGGTGACCTGTCACATTAGAATGGAGTTTAAGTGTGTTATACTAGATAGGCTGGTGAACTGAAATCATTCTTAAACATAAGATGTGCTGAGCACTAAATGAGTATATCTCAAAATTTTTACTAGAGTTAAAATCAGCCTATTTAAATAGGCAAAGAAGTACATTATTGACCAGCAAACCTATTCTTAATCAACTGTCAGTTCTTATGTTTACCAGGAAAACTGGCTTTCCAAATTAGCAGGTCATCAGTCTCCAAAACTGCATGAGACCTTGACAGGTGCATCAGGGCAGAGGATGGGCTTGGCTCAGAAAGTGTGGTTGGAGTTGCGGCCAAGCAAAGAGGAACTCCACTGGTAGGTAAGCTAGTAACTGATGGGAGAGAAAAACCTGGATGAGATGATGAAGTTAAAGGTTGAGCGTCAGGCACCGTGACTCTATCCCGCAATCCTACAATAGATAAAGAATTGAAAATATTTATCTCAAATGTGTTATAAATATTGTTTGTTGAGGTTTAATCATTGATTATAGTTTTACTGCATTTAGTAACCAATAATATGGAAAGATAGAGTGGAAACAATTTGAtttacaatatataaaactgtaaTGGTTTAGTATGGTCAGATGCTTATTAATAGATGACTGTTTCATGTCAACTACATCTATGGGTAGCGCAATGCAAGACAGACTCGCTTTTACAAACAGCTGCAGAAACCAGGTAACTCACCACCAGAGCATGCCTGAACAATAAGTAGTTTTGGTTTTCTGGCCATCGCTGGAAAGTTCTGAGCTGATAAGGCTTTATTAATGTCAGTTCTCTGCACCATTCTTCCATCAGTCCCAGATATGCCTGTCTCAGAACCATGACTGAGGATGATTAATACAAACATTCCGTAATTTACATGCTCAGGTCTTTCGGTTTCATCGCTGATCACCTCCAACATTCGCTGTAAGACAACCATTAAAAGCTTAAAGTTATGTAATAGGTTTAAATAATGCTTTTCACAAACTGATTAGTGACACTGTTACAAAATATATACTATTTGGTTCTAATTTTGAAATTCTAGTAAAATATTGGAAGTGCTTTGCAGCAATATCTGAGAtaaatattaactattttaCCCTATGCTAACCTTTGacaaactttattgtatttttatataccATTGGGCAAGGCCTTGACCGGgattttgttggttttaattTAAGCCAACAGCACACAACCTATAGACCCTTGTGTGTCAATTTGCAACGCAAATTTCTAGACGGTCTTCTTGACAAAAATCCGAGAGCATGTTCGTAGgtgataattatttttaatgcaatTAGCAGGTGAGTAGTTGAGAAACTGGTTTTCAGAAACCAGATAGAGTTTTGAAATAGAATACTTTTGGTGACCTGATGAAAACAGGGAGCAAATATGTgtgaagtttgaatgaaatcagataaaatatgtaaaagtatAATGCTTatgcagacacacacacacacacacccacacattcACACACCAACACACCCACACGTTCACACACCGACACACCCAAACACCTAGAAACACAAACACATGTGCATGCTCAACACATGCACACAAACACATGCACACAAATGCAAGCATGCACAAACGCCACAAagtacatacaaacacactaATACCTACACCATTGTACACACTGCACTTGACACATACACTAACACTCGTACTAATGCATGTGCTAACTTATGTACTAACAGACTAATACGCACAAACTGATTATCAAtgagaaatttttttacatCAAACTTCTTTACACATATTATCTGCAGCCATATTGAAAGGGTTATGATACATTTAAGATTTCATAGCATTAAAATGCTGTGAGGTCATAATATTTCAAACATGCAACAACAataattgaaatataatatatatattatatatataatataaattatatataatatatatataaatatactttaatactttaAGGCATTTATTTTTCATATATCAGTGGTTATTTGTgaaatttaaacaaagttttcaATAATACCTTTATTTTAAACTATTGTTGAaccatataaacatatttcactACACACCTGGCCAGAGAGATTTGCCTCACTAAAGCAAAGAAATCCAAGTTTGCCAAAAAGAGCGAAGATTCTCTGACCGTCCAATGTAGAGCCTTGTCTGTAATCTGAAGTTCCATCAGGATATCTGAAAGTTGTGTTGTTAACAAGAAGGCAGTGTCCTCTCATAGTGCTCATTCGGTAAACCTGTtttaataaaagacaaaaatagAACCCACGACCAGAGATGTTAAGGACTTAGTTCAATTCACACGAATTTGGTCACAGCTAATTATAACTACATGGAATGACCTTTTCATTGCTTAGTACATATTAAACTAGTCACTATTTTACAGGCGAAAAGGACTCACATCATCTGAGTAAAAGAGATCTTTTACAGAAGTTTTAGAGCAAAGTTTAACAGTCAGTTCCTCAGAACCCTGGTCTAAAGTGTCAGAGAGCGCGCTGTCACTTGAGTCACCATCTTGCTCAGGTTGAACAGGTATTGTAAGCCTTTCTTGTGGTTGATGAACCGGTGCCACAACCTGCTCTGTAGCTGTAAAATTATATGCTAATATGTTATCATGTGTTTATGAAAAATAAGTTGAACAAAATACCAAACTGTATTAAGAGCATTCTCACAAAACTTATAGGCAACATTAAAGTATTTGATACAATGATATATTATACTTTTGCATAACTAGTACTTCACGTTTTAACAAATTTGTTCAAATCgtcaaaaattttaaacttgtctgatattataaagattttacatgagtaataaaaacaatgataCACTTCTATcagtatttaaatgtaaatgaaaATGGTGTTTCTTATTGATTGTATTTATTAAATACTGAAAAGCAGTAAGAAGTCATCAAGCATGCTACTTGCTTCCCATAAATTGTTAGTCTTAAACATTTTATTCAGGCTTCATTGTCAGCAGTTTTTTTCGCAAGCAACAGaaaattagaaacatttaaaaACTAACCTGAAAGTGCCAAAAAAGTAGGCTTAGTTATTACACTGACgaataaattttttaacatgactttcatctttttattttaaaaattgatcatTAGCTAGACCTAAGTAATCATTAATAATTAACTACTAGCAgttttattattgaaatatttcatCTTTCAGAACTTTGTAGGCAGTATCTGGACAATTAGTGAAATACATGACAAGCCATTGATAGTGAATATCACATAGTCATCCAAAGTTTTGATCACTCATCTCAAGATTTACTTAGCCTCAATTCAACTATTTAGTTTGCTATCACCAAAGATAAATACTTTTTGAATGCAGGTCAGTGACCAAGTGTTACTAGAGCTGTAAAACATGTGCTGGAATATAATAgcaagaaaaaattatttacaaagcATGTGTACCTGCGGATGCCACAGATAGAGTGTCTAGATAGTCCTGTATGATACGTTTCTTTTTTTCATCAAGCTGATGACCTAAGTATAAATAGGTAAAGCATTAATGAGGCATAATCAACATGTTAGTAGAGAATAAACAACTTCAGTAAATTGAGTTTGCTGACATTGTAACTCACAAGGTCTCATAAGGGCTAATGGTACACTCGACTTTTTAATTCCAGTTTCCTCTGCTTGCTTTTCACAAATCAGCTTCTCAACACCCGAATATTGTTTGATTGTGAGTGCTTCACCATCTGGACAGAACCAATCTGGATTAACAAAATATTCTGGTTTAGGGTCTTTTAAAAATAGGCAATGACCACAAAAAATGTGAATATATGGTTCACTTGCGACCCAAGCAGTTGAAAGCAGCTTCAAGATGCTATTAGTTGCATTTTCGAGTTGTTTCCACATATCTCCAAAACGAGCTTCATCAGAACCAGCCTGCAGAGTAACTTTCTGGCCACGGACATCATGTACCAAATTTACTTGCAACCCATCATGATAGACCACAGCACCATTTTTAGCAATCTTCTGTGTGTTTATGTCATTTGAAAGCTTGTTTAGCATGGCAACTGTCATTAGTTGGAACCCGTAGTTGGGGAGTGGAAGTCCTCTCAACTTGATGTGTAACTGAAGCTGAAACCTTCTCTCTTCCCCAAAAAGCTCGTCGATGCTTTTTGTTGCAAAATATGGTATCGCGTACccgtatttatgcttttgagcGTTCAACACTATGGGACCTTGTACAATCCAAAAGCTTTTTAACAATTCAATGGCAATGTCAGGTTGAAAGTCTGATTCAACTGTGAGGAGATGGTGCAATAGTGCCTCTTCAAGGATGCCATTTCGGGTgaagtttttgacaaactgtttatataaagCAAAACTGATGGATTTCCCTTCAAAATCAAACTCACGAAAATTTTCTGCTCTTTCTTTCCAAAGACAGTCTGACTGGTGATGAAAGAGAATTGAAATCATTTTAGTCATTGCTGGGATGTCACGGAATATGTAACCTTTTAAAGACTCTATTGACTGGAACCAAAGAATATCACCTATGTTGTGCATGTAACTCAAAATATTCAGTGACCTCTCTCCAGGAAAGCTAGCCAGAACCTCTGACACAGTGACTAGAGGTTCTGTCAAACTCTTTGCAACAAAGTTGCACATACGATTCCATTTTTGTGGTAAAGAAACCTTGTACTTCCTGCAACAAATATCAAGAGCTTTTCTGAGATCTTCTATTTGATGTGACTCTTTGCCAAACACAAATGTGTTCTCTTCATTAAACACATCAGCTCCCTTGTTGgataaaaatttgatttcatGGAGAACCTGCTTTTTTGCTCTACTTGGTAGTTGCTCAGTTTCGAGCATTTCATCTCGAAGTTTCTTAGAATGATTGAACAGACAATCTTTGTAACTCTGTAGTTCTGAGTCTGAAACTTTATCAGAGTGAGTGAGAACTAACAGTGGAGACTCTACTAACAAAGGACATGCAAGATAGATGTGAGCCAACCAATTCCAGCAGAGTTCTTCAGTAGCTGCTTTTTTTCCTTCTTTTTTAGCCAAAGATTTAAATGCATTCAAATTAACCACGATCAACGGAATGTTGCGTTCCTTTAGAATGTACCGATAGGTAATATGATAGACTTCGTGTCCCCCGTGATCAATCATCTTGGCGTATGAATTGTTTAGCTGTACTCCTTGTATTTGAAATACTTTTGTCGTTTCATCTAGCATGCTGGTGTCAGAGCGGTTTGTGAGTACACGGCTTTTTGACTGCAGAGATGCAATGAGGCTTGTTTTCCCTGACATTGAATGGCCAACTACCGAAACAGGAACAATCGTGAGTTCAACTTGTTGTTCTAATGCACGGTCTTCAAAAAAGGATTTAATTGCTGCCAAACCTTGCTCACAAACACCATAAGGAGGAGAAACTAGATTAAAGCAGCGATCGCAATTAAGACTAGTGAGATGTTGAAGATTCAGAATTTTCTCATCAATCTTTGTCAGGTTACGGTTGCCAGAGATGTTTAGTGTACGTAGATTCTCCATTTTAAATACACAAAATGGAATTTTGGTTAGCTTGTTGTCACTGCAGTCTGACTCCTCCAACTGATCACAATTACGCAGGCTGCAATCAGACACCAATATATAAAATGAGCATTATTTGTGTTCAATCTAATTGTGAAAAAGTTGTAGCTTGTTTGTCAAACAGAAAAATTTAAGTTTCATATGTATATGTTGAAGTATTGTACTTCAATTATATCAGCTAATAAGATCTCTTTATATAATTTTTGCCTTTTCAATGCAATAAAACGAAAGTGTCTTTTTGTTGGCATCCAAATCAGttaatactacatgtagataaaagCTGCAACATTTTTTTTCTACAGAAATATTGTTTAGGGAGGAAGTATTCCTATCAAAATTTAGCTCAGCTGTGTTATGTTATTCAGAACATTGTTCCATGACTATTCTTACAACTGAAACAAATCAAGGAAGCCTCTCTTTTCTCAGTTATATACTACTATGTAGAAATTTGACTAGATAGCTACTTTATAAAGTTTATTCCTGCatttattaagtttttaaattttgatattgcaacatttattatggaAAGGACACtctcatttgtttttattatttgtaaattaAACAAACATTTGTTAGCGTAACTATCGTTACAAGCAGATAACTAAACATCCATTTTAAATTCTTACAGATGAAccatattattctaataaaagtGCAACAAGTTGTTACTCACCTTAGTCCCTTGATAAACTGATTAGAAATTAACTGCCTAATTATCTGGTTATATTAATAATTGTCATTAAATTGGTTTCTGCTGATAAATTAAGGGATTTTTGGACCGTGGGCAAACTAATAATTTGAAGAAATTAGTCAAGTTAACTAAGACAATACTTTGAGATTTTAGTTGATACTTCAACCATATATAAGTCATGCTCAGCGTATAGTACGACTATCTATAGCTACATATCTCATATAAACTGAGGTTATACTATGTATCTCCTCCATGATAGTCTGATTGCTGTTAGTAGCCAAAACTATTAttaattgttttaaatataagAATTTCATTGGATGTAATTGAGAAATAAGCATAATACTCTATATGAATTTTTGCCGGGAAGTTTAATGTAAATTTTGGCAGTTTTAAGTTTAATACTTGATTTAATGGAAATTTTTAAATGAgttgattatacatgtatagccaaattctcaaataaatattaaaaatattctcaTATTATTTACCAAATGTAACAAAGGTATTAAATAGGTTTTAACAGACATGTCTGCTAAACTTGAACTGTTCTTCTTTGTGATTAAACTATTGGGGAATGTTTGTGTTGGTCTGAAAATTACATTATAGTGATAAGCatgttgcatttatttttaattcaattaaaaattacGAATTAATCTGGACGCTAAAAAGATAATGTAATGTGCCAGTGCATGACAAGCTTATGTAGCCCTATAGGAAAATAACTTGCATCAGTATTCTTCAACAGGCTCCAATAGTGTGCTGTGTGGTGCAAGCCAGACTTAACTTCTACATGAGGCCATCTCAACAAAAGTATACATTTTAGTTCGTTGACTGAATTTTCCAGCAGAAAATGAGTTCAATTCAAGAAAAATTATGTCAGGAACAAAGATGACATTAGTTAAGGACAACAATAGAGAAACCAGTCGCATTGAAATCCTATAATAACCAGCAGATATAGTTAATCTTTCACCTTAAAATAGGGCTGCAATAGAGtctttacaataaaattaacttttgtttatgaaattttaacaaaacttatGATCATGGATGGGAGAGGATTAAAAAGAGAATAGAATAACTTGACAATTCAAAAACTGCAATAGTACTTAATTTGTCAGAAGATGTTGAGGTGAAAAAAGCATTGTCTTTGGTTTGACCAATGCAAAGTATTACAATAATGCAAACATGAGCATTTTAAACACGCACGGTGCCTCCATAGTTAACTTCACTGAGTTGTAAATCTGGTTTAACTTAGTAGAGTGAGTAGATTATGACAGTATCTTACTAGTCATCTTAAACGTTATTGAAGTTTGTTATTTATAGTTTAAATTTTCACAAAGTCTGATTTCATTTGAAGCATTAGGCTTTTCTTTCCAGTTTTCTAGTGTGACTCTATTATTAAAGGTTTGGCAGTGCGATCTTTGAGAGAAAATCAAACCTTTTTTCAATAATCATTGGCAAACAGATTCAATGATGACAACTCAAATACTTCACAAACTCTTGAGTGCTTAGCAGTGTCTCAGACAAATAAGCGACCTGTGATGCAGGTCGTGCAATAAGCACCATTGATGTTATTTAACTAAACTTTTCTCCAATGAACTCTACAGTTGTTCAAAATAAAGTTCATTAGTAAATTTGTTTTGTGGAACAGCAAAATCATGTCACAACTGTTTGTTGCATTTGTATCGAACTATCATCTATATAACCCGCAACTGAATCGCAACCCCATCAAGTCCGGTAAGAAAGCATGTTATATCAAAATTTGCATCTTCAATAGTGTAATGTACAAGCTGTAGTCAACTGCTCCATGAAATCATGTCTCCAAAATATACAAGCTAATTATTTGACTAAAGTTTTATCAACAACAAGAGCTCAGTCTTAGATAAATGGTGTAAAAAAGAACTGTGAGATTtaatgaaaaagaaataatgaaaataactGCACTGACAATATATGatagatataatataattttatatgtataaatatgattttattaataCTTCAAATAATAAGAGGcttgcaaaatttttatttacaacgcaagtaaattttgtttataaaattttagctgaGTTGATGAACATGTAGAACAGAAGattaaaaaagaaatagaaTAAGTTGTCAACTGAAAATCTATAATCAAGATTTATTTGTCACCAAAACTGTTTAAGAGCAGACAAAACATTGAACTTTGGCTTACTTATTCTAGGTATTACAGCACAAAACGtatgaaaacttaaaaaaaacacTGTCTCTCTAAACTTAAGGTCACGCAGTTAGTTAAACTGGTCTAGTAAGAAGTAATGGGTAGATGATGCTAACAATTAGAATCTCATATATGCTTGTGTTTTAATGTTTATCATTTAAACTTTTGGTTTCTAACAAAGTCTGAattcattcaaccattttacATTTCTTTCATAGACTCTGAGCTAACTGCATGAAATGGAGTCATTTTCTTTATTAGtagaaaagcaaaatattttcatcgcAAAATGCCTTTTTTATTCAAGGATCACAAATCAACTATTACATCATCACTTAAGCACCTGATGGTGTTTCGGAAAAAAATAGCACTTTTTTGCCATGCTGATGCTATAACCATTAATTTTTTGGCGTATACCGACTTCAATTTACAAAGAAATTAAAGTTCTTTCTCGAATGAAACAAGTGTTTGTTAGCGATCCCCTTTTGTGTTCCAGCAAACCATGCCACAACATTTATTGAAATTTTTACA
Above is a genomic segment from Watersipora subatra chromosome 6, tzWatSuba1.1, whole genome shotgun sequence containing:
- the LOC137398251 gene encoding malignant fibrous histiocytoma-amplified sequence 1 homolog — encoded protein: MADSFDGVEQFHDQQGGRAEDPNPNKRYYIKYRVSKKLEWSDGWFTIKELFDEIGNDFLVGLECHNYIPPLQDIAKNLKVFVVKDLHYQLQLRNFSKLTQLEELDLSNTSFPGGLPDVFGSLSNLRKLTLQGRKLDSLPKSFSKLTQLEELDLSNTSFPGGLPDVFGDLSNLRKLTLQECKLDHLPESFSKLTQLEELDLSYNNFSGKLPDVFGSLSNLRKLTLQGRKLDSLPKSFSKLTQLEELDLSYNNFSGELPDVFGDLGNLKMLNLQGCGLVSLPKSFSKLTQLEELDYSENGFFGELPDVLGSFCNLRKLTLQGCELNSLPESFSKLTQLEELDLSYNDFSGKLPDVFGSLSNLRKLTLQGCELDSLPKSFSKLTQLEELDLSYNDFSGELPDVFGDLGNLKMLNLKGCGLVSLPKSLRNCDQLEESDCSDNKLTKIPFCVFKMENLRTLNISGNRNLTKIDEKILNLQHLTSLNCDRCFNLVSPPYGVCEQGLAAIKSFFEDRALEQQVELTIVPVSVVGHSMSGKTSLIASLQSKSRVLTNRSDTSMLDETTKVFQIQGVQLNNSYAKMIDHGGHEVYHITYRYILKERNIPLIVVNLNAFKSLAKKEGKKAATEELCWNWLAHIYLACPLLVESPLLVLTHSDKVSDSELQSYKDCLFNHSKKLRDEMLETEQLPSRAKKQVLHEIKFLSNKGADVFNEENTFVFGKESHQIEDLRKALDICCRKYKVSLPQKWNRMCNFVAKSLTEPLVTVSEVLASFPGERSLNILSYMHNIGDILWFQSIESLKGYIFRDIPAMTKMISILFHHQSDCLWKERAENFREFDFEGKSISFALYKQFVKNFTRNGILEEALLHHLLTVESDFQPDIAIELLKSFWIVQGPIVLNAQKHKYGYAIPYFATKSIDELFGEERRFQLQLHIKLRGLPLPNYGFQLMTVAMLNKLSNDINTQKIAKNGAVVYHDGLQVNLVHDVRGQKVTLQAGSDEARFGDMWKQLENATNSILKLLSTAWVASEPYIHIFCGHCLFLKDPKPEYFVNPDWFCPDGEALTIKQYSGVEKLICEKQAEETGIKKSSVPLALMRPCHQLDEKKKRIIQDYLDTLSVASAATEQVVAPVHQPQERLTIPVQPEQDGDSSDSALSDTLDQGSEELTVKLCSKTSVKDLFYSDDVYRMSTMRGCCLLINNIYFIYPDGNSDYRQGSILDGQRIWSLFDKLGFSCFSEANLSGQRMLDVISDETKRPEHGNYAMFVLIILSHGSETGISGTDGRMVRRTDINNALSAQNFPAMDRKPKLLIIQACSGGLRDRVTVPDAQSSASSSHPGFSLPSVTSLPTSGVPLCLAATPTTLSEPSPSSTLMHLSRSHAVLETDDLLIWKASFPGYLAYRNRRFGSWFINAIVESLCKHACHRDLKTLFERQVREKVRRQSIQYGDGQQPSMDCTL